Within Pseudomonas brassicacearum, the genomic segment CGATTATGAGTGGGATGAATACGACGACCCCGACGCGATGTATATCTACGCCCATGAAAACGATCGCGTTACCGGCTGTGTTCGACTACGCCCCTCCAGCAAACCCACACTGATGAGTGGCGCCCTGAGTTTTATCCTTCCAACCGAAAAAAACAGACCGAACTTGGATCACTGTTGGGAAGCCACAAGGTTTGCACTTTCGACTGATAGTTCTTCCACGGGAAAACTCACCCGAGCCAATGTAGACATTCGCACGGCGGCACTTTTCCTGTCAATGATTAAGTTCGCCCAACAACAAAAGATTCACACCTATGAAATCGTCATTGACACCCTGATGGAAAAAATCCTGAAACGTTCTGGATGGGCGATTGAAAGACTCAATACAGCATCAGGCTCGAAGGGAGAACATGTAATTTACGGCACATTGCCATGCACTTTGAAAACTTATGAGGAGGTCCTCAGCAAAAACGCCATCGACCGAGCAACCATACTTACCCCACCCCTAATGGCCGACCGCTCATCAGATACACTCCATAAATCCCTGGACACGACCAAGATACTCCCCGGCCGAAACATTCCCGCAAAGAGAGCCCTGCACACTGAACTGCAGCTTTAATCAAATAATTGGATTATTTTGGAGAAAGGATGAACCTACAACGATTATTCCCACACGTTGGCAAAGTCATTGCCAGTACAGGCAGCCGCCATTTCCCGCGCATGTTGCACGACCTGATACTTACGGAAATACCCGTAGACGCAACACATATTACCGAGCAACGGATCGGTACAAGTAATATGTCGGAACCCAGCACCTCCAGCATAGGTTGCGTCGGCATGGACAACGCTTGCGTGGGTGCGCTCGTGGGCACGCACACCGCCAAGCCCTTTTTCCTCGCCGACGACATTCTCTTTGAAGACGCGGCGCCACAGAAAATACCTAACTTTTCTCGGTGCCTGCTTAAATGCGAGCGTTCGGACAAAGTCCCCGGCTATAGCACGACGACGCAATTACACCTGACGACCCGTAAGAATGGTCATCGTTATGTGCTGTCCATCTACCGTTCGCCTCTTTCAAAGGGATTTACCGCACAAGAACATGCACTGTTAAAAGATTTTTCCTGTCTCTTATTGCCCATGGTCGAGGAGCACGTGGCGGCCCTTGTTCCGCCGGAGTCGACACGACAGGCCCCTTTCCTG encodes:
- a CDS encoding acyl-homoserine-lactone synthase, translated to MNYSPCTYGFSGVSTRIVSYSKIPLRTLEQILSIRKLAFIDRKKWDIESYQGSDYEWDEYDDPDAMYIYAHENDRVTGCVRLRPSSKPTLMSGALSFILPTEKNRPNLDHCWEATRFALSTDSSSTGKLTRANVDIRTAALFLSMIKFAQQQKIHTYEIVIDTLMEKILKRSGWAIERLNTASGSKGEHVIYGTLPCTLKTYEEVLSKNAIDRATILTPPLMADRSSDTLHKSLDTTKILPGRNIPAKRALHTELQL
- a CDS encoding helix-turn-helix transcriptional regulator — translated: MNLQRLFPHVGKVIASTGSRHFPRMLHDLILTEIPVDATHITEQRIGTSNMSEPSTSSIGCVGMDNACVGALVGTHTAKPFFLADDILFEDAAPQKIPNFSRCLLKCERSDKVPGYSTTTQLHLTTRKNGHRYVLSIYRSPLSKGFTAQEHALLKDFSCLLLPMVEEHVAALVPPESTRQAPFLSLDASENDGMEALRQRFADRLLLSGLSLSSRETEVCVGLLAGRTAPELAEQLNLKVNTVESYLKRAAIKMGIGGRRSLIRWMHSMDAAPAHMEWNGSNPIQQAV